A single genomic interval of Chrysiogenia bacterium harbors:
- a CDS encoding alanine--glyoxylate aminotransferase family protein, whose translation MQHILLNPGPVNVTERVRAALSRGDACHREPEVAEALAGARALIKELFDPTDAYHVAFVTGSGTSAMEMAFSSTPAEGAKMLVIENGVYGERISKICAAHRIDFVKVTDPWESLPDLEKIEAALKADPAIDTVGLVHHETTTGMINPVQAVGALAKKYSKRFVLDTVSGLGGEELDLNAWGVDVAASTANKCICGFPGISFVLCRKELMEEIAKQPPRSLYLNLAHNWSAQRDSCGAFTPAIQILWALEEALKELKEEGVQNRIARYARVSKTIRDGVESLGCKMYLPREVYSNTISSFDLPAGKAYQQLHDALKERGFIIYAGQGPLASKVFRIANMGQVSDADYARLLKELEALLA comes from the coding sequence ATGCAACACATTCTTCTCAATCCTGGTCCGGTCAACGTCACCGAGCGCGTGCGCGCGGCGCTCAGTCGCGGCGACGCATGCCACCGCGAGCCCGAAGTGGCCGAGGCACTGGCCGGCGCCCGCGCGCTCATCAAGGAACTCTTCGATCCGACCGATGCTTACCACGTCGCCTTCGTGACCGGTTCGGGAACCTCGGCCATGGAGATGGCGTTTTCCAGCACGCCCGCCGAAGGCGCGAAGATGCTGGTCATTGAAAACGGCGTCTACGGCGAGCGCATCTCGAAGATCTGCGCCGCCCACCGCATCGACTTCGTAAAGGTCACCGACCCCTGGGAGTCGCTGCCGGATCTCGAGAAAATCGAGGCCGCGCTCAAGGCCGATCCGGCCATCGACACCGTGGGGCTCGTCCATCACGAAACGACCACCGGCATGATCAACCCGGTGCAGGCCGTCGGCGCGCTTGCAAAGAAATACTCCAAGCGCTTCGTGCTCGACACCGTGAGCGGCCTTGGCGGCGAAGAACTCGATCTCAATGCCTGGGGAGTGGACGTTGCCGCCAGCACGGCGAACAAGTGCATCTGCGGATTCCCCGGCATTTCCTTCGTGCTTTGCCGCAAGGAACTCATGGAAGAGATCGCCAAGCAGCCCCCGCGCTCTCTCTATTTGAATCTCGCCCATAACTGGAGCGCGCAGCGCGATTCCTGCGGCGCTTTTACCCCGGCCATCCAGATTCTCTGGGCGCTCGAAGAAGCGCTCAAGGAACTCAAGGAAGAAGGCGTGCAAAACCGCATCGCCCGCTACGCCCGCGTGAGCAAGACGATCCGCGACGGCGTCGAGAGCCTGGGCTGCAAGATGTACCTGCCGCGCGAGGTCTACTCGAACACGATTTCTTCGTTCGACCTGCCCGCGGGCAAGGCCTACCAGCAGCTTCACGACGCGCTCAAGGAGCGCGGTTTCATCATCTACGCCGGGCAAGGCCCGCTTGCCAGTAAGGTCTTCCGCATCGCCAACATGGGTCAGGTCAGCGACGCCGACTACGCGCGGCTTCTCAAGGAACTGGAGGCGCTGCTCGCGTGA
- a CDS encoding CDP-alcohol phosphatidyltransferase family protein, whose amino-acid sequence MSIPAVVFVDPVAAHLEVAALSVLDRMIVALHRGGCTRITLVTDIVLPELKRTWGLGISFNAVPRPPELEGPTLVAQSCLLIQPADVAQVIEDGGRLATDVGEPLPLGVTNRLGGTLEESLPIAPLVPAEGVTALIETPEQAKAATKALWISLTSSADGIVDVYFNRPLGRPLSKLLIRTPVTPNQVTIFAMLVGVLSGWFFSRGDHVSGIVGALVFQLAAMIDCIDGDIARSVFKETPVGKWLDIAADQVAHVAIFGGIAWGVTQSGSDAPTLYLGASMIVGALISFAVVVRGLAKPEDQRDPRLAKLIDSATTRDFSILLIIAAWFDALDWFLWVGAFGVHGFWILALAIQTLGAKPAREAA is encoded by the coding sequence GTGAGCATCCCCGCCGTCGTGTTCGTCGACCCGGTGGCCGCCCACCTGGAGGTGGCGGCGCTGAGCGTGCTCGATCGCATGATCGTCGCGTTGCACCGCGGCGGTTGCACGCGCATCACGCTGGTAACCGACATCGTGCTGCCCGAGCTAAAGCGCACCTGGGGGCTTGGAATCTCCTTCAACGCCGTGCCGCGCCCGCCCGAGCTCGAAGGCCCCACGCTGGTGGCGCAGAGCTGCCTGCTCATTCAGCCCGCCGACGTGGCACAGGTCATTGAAGATGGTGGCCGCTTGGCCACCGACGTAGGCGAGCCCCTGCCACTTGGCGTAACGAACCGCCTTGGCGGCACGCTCGAAGAATCCCTGCCCATCGCGCCGCTCGTTCCAGCAGAGGGCGTCACCGCGCTCATCGAAACTCCCGAGCAGGCCAAGGCGGCGACGAAGGCCCTTTGGATTTCGCTCACCAGCAGCGCCGACGGCATCGTTGACGTGTATTTCAATCGCCCACTCGGACGGCCGCTCTCGAAGTTGCTCATCCGCACGCCGGTTACCCCCAACCAGGTCACCATTTTCGCCATGCTCGTCGGCGTGCTTTCGGGCTGGTTTTTCTCCAGAGGCGATCACGTCAGCGGCATCGTCGGCGCGCTCGTCTTTCAGCTCGCCGCCATGATCGACTGCATCGATGGTGACATCGCCCGCAGCGTCTTCAAGGAAACCCCCGTCGGCAAGTGGCTCGACATTGCCGCGGACCAGGTCGCCCACGTCGCCATCTTCGGCGGCATTGCCTGGGGGGTCACGCAGAGCGGTTCGGACGCTCCGACTCTTTATCTCGGCGCCAGCATGATCGTCGGCGCGCTCATTTCCTTTGCAGTCGTGGTGCGTGGGCTCGCCAAACCCGAAGACCAGCGCGACCCGAGACTGGCCAAATTGATCGACTCGGCCACCACGCGCGATTTCTCCATCCTGCTCATCATCGCCGCATGGTTCGACGCCCTCGATTGGTTCCTATGGGTCGGCGCCTTCGGCGTGCACGGATTCTGGATCCTGGCACTGGCCATTCAGACGCTGGGCGCAAAGCCCGCGAGGGAGGCCGCGTGA
- a CDS encoding sulfopyruvate decarboxylase subunit alpha: MSETQSISGEDFFRALRARGYDFFSGVPCSLFEGLYPVLESQTEAPLISAVREDDALSHASGAWMAGKKPVMLMQNSGLGNSLNVLVSLNESYQIPVLVLISWRGFEGKDAPEHIVMGPAMTSIFDSVGLPWQALDPAELQKQLDEVEKHFAAGKPSMLIVKKGVIS; encoded by the coding sequence ATGAGTGAAACCCAATCCATCTCCGGTGAGGACTTTTTCCGTGCGCTTCGCGCGCGCGGTTACGATTTCTTCTCCGGTGTTCCCTGCTCCCTCTTCGAGGGGCTCTACCCCGTGCTGGAGTCCCAGACCGAGGCGCCGCTGATTTCCGCCGTGCGCGAGGACGACGCCCTCAGCCATGCGTCTGGCGCATGGATGGCCGGCAAGAAGCCCGTGATGCTCATGCAGAACTCCGGGCTCGGCAATTCGCTCAACGTGCTGGTTTCTCTCAACGAGAGCTACCAGATCCCGGTGCTTGTACTCATCAGTTGGCGCGGCTTCGAGGGCAAGGACGCTCCCGAGCACATTGTCATGGGCCCGGCAATGACCAGCATCTTTGACTCCGTGGGGCTTCCCTGGCAGGCCCTCGATCCGGCCGAGCTACAAAAGCAGCTCGATGAAGTGGAGAAACACTTCGCCGCGGGCAAGCCCTCCATGCTCATCGTCAAGAAGGGGGTGATCTCATGA
- a CDS encoding isocitrate lyase/phosphoenolpyruvate mutase family protein translates to MPTPSLRKRLAEPGPIIITGAHSAISAKLVEEAGFDGVWASGFEISASRCVPDANILTMAENVEAARQMAEAVSIPVIADCDNGFGNAINVIRTVREYEKNGIAAICMEDNIFPKRCSFYAGVKRELASPEEHAGKVKAALDTRESDEFLIIARTEALIAGWGMEEALKRARMYADAGADLCLIHSKSKTADEVTAFARHWDRETPLMAVPTIYKETTADELNEMGYRIVVMANHAMRSSIKAMQTTLKALHDQRKPAAADPYVVPLEEVYRLVGVTEMKDQEKSYLPAGTQDVRAVILAAGSGEKLLPLTENTPTCMLDIKGKSILERQVEALNALGIKDIAVVRGYKKDAIDLPNLRYFDNDDYENSGELASLLAAREFLTGRTVVLYGDIVFEPHVLESLLQSEAPVTLAVDRSWTEHQGKAGLPSRPDLVQLKNPASAGSRQLNLDGPTGVTKVARGIDAGAADAEFIGMMMLSPEGTERVLSLWDKLAEKSGAFHESDNVKSAALTDLLSELIAQGEEVAGTEIYKGWMEVDSFEDYRRVWAGLKK, encoded by the coding sequence CGGGCTTCGAGATCTCGGCCTCCCGCTGCGTTCCCGACGCGAACATCCTGACCATGGCCGAAAACGTCGAGGCCGCCCGCCAGATGGCAGAGGCCGTGAGCATTCCGGTTATCGCTGATTGCGACAACGGCTTCGGCAACGCCATCAACGTGATCCGCACCGTGCGCGAGTACGAGAAGAACGGCATTGCCGCCATCTGCATGGAAGACAACATCTTCCCCAAACGCTGCAGCTTCTATGCGGGAGTGAAGCGCGAACTCGCCTCCCCCGAGGAACACGCCGGCAAGGTGAAGGCCGCCCTCGACACGCGCGAGAGCGATGAGTTCCTGATCATCGCCCGCACCGAAGCACTGATTGCGGGCTGGGGCATGGAAGAAGCGCTCAAGCGCGCGCGCATGTATGCCGACGCCGGCGCGGACCTCTGCCTGATTCACTCGAAATCCAAGACCGCCGACGAGGTCACCGCTTTCGCCAGGCACTGGGATCGCGAGACCCCGCTCATGGCAGTGCCGACCATCTATAAGGAAACCACTGCCGACGAGCTCAACGAAATGGGTTACCGGATCGTCGTCATGGCCAACCACGCCATGCGCTCGTCGATCAAGGCGATGCAGACCACGCTCAAGGCGCTCCACGATCAGCGCAAGCCCGCGGCGGCCGATCCCTACGTCGTGCCCCTCGAGGAGGTCTACCGCCTGGTCGGCGTCACAGAGATGAAGGACCAGGAGAAGAGCTACCTGCCCGCCGGCACCCAGGACGTGCGCGCCGTAATTCTTGCGGCCGGCTCGGGCGAGAAGCTCCTCCCGCTGACCGAGAACACGCCCACCTGCATGCTCGACATCAAGGGCAAGAGCATTCTCGAGCGTCAGGTGGAAGCGCTCAACGCGCTGGGCATCAAGGACATTGCCGTCGTTCGCGGCTACAAAAAGGACGCGATCGACCTGCCCAACCTGCGCTACTTCGACAATGACGACTACGAGAACTCGGGCGAGCTGGCCTCGCTGCTTGCCGCGCGCGAGTTCCTGACCGGCAGGACCGTCGTGCTCTACGGCGACATCGTGTTCGAGCCCCACGTGCTCGAATCCCTGCTCCAGAGCGAGGCGCCCGTCACGCTGGCGGTCGATCGTTCCTGGACCGAACACCAGGGCAAAGCCGGACTCCCCAGCCGCCCCGATCTCGTGCAGCTCAAGAATCCCGCCAGCGCGGGATCACGCCAGCTCAACCTGGACGGCCCCACCGGCGTGACGAAAGTCGCGCGCGGCATCGATGCCGGCGCCGCCGACGCGGAGTTCATCGGCATGATGATGCTCTCGCCCGAGGGCACCGAGCGCGTGCTCTCACTCTGGGACAAACTCGCCGAGAAGAGCGGCGCCTTCCATGAATCCGACAACGTGAAGAGCGCCGCGCTCACCGACCTGCTCAGCGAGCTCATCGCCCAGGGCGAGGAAGTCGCCGGCACCGAGATCTACAAGGGCTGGATGGAAGTCGATTCATTCGAGGACTACCGCCGCGTGTGGGCCGGGCTCAAGAAGTAG
- a CDS encoding flippase-like domain-containing protein, with product MKNVLRFLFLALGIGLFAFFIKEAGTDEILHTLGELGWGKGALAMLPYLLVYACDTMGWRFAFSSASAHHLGYLTQVRLRMAGEAVNNLIPSAYVGGEPVKIYLAKKRGVPTINAAQSVVVAKTTMTIAQVFAIALGALAATRSLDPGSWAHKGMLVTTGIAAGVAAMLFWLQSRGMFTTLLKVARALHLKIEALDKAEPHLAELDDEIVSFYRNDKMRFFWSTFFHLCGWIVGMVEVFVISHLLGMPLDWSQALAIETFTGVAKGVGIFAPGSLGVQESGIALLFRVMGLPDALGISYAIVRRAREVLFVLIGGAFLFGEEASIRALAEKARRETAEEL from the coding sequence GTGAAGAACGTTCTGCGTTTCCTCTTCCTCGCGCTGGGCATCGGCCTGTTCGCATTCTTCATCAAGGAAGCGGGCACGGACGAAATTCTGCACACTCTGGGCGAGCTGGGCTGGGGCAAAGGCGCGCTGGCCATGCTTCCCTATTTGCTGGTCTATGCCTGTGACACCATGGGCTGGCGCTTCGCCTTCTCCAGCGCGAGCGCGCACCATCTTGGCTACCTCACGCAGGTTCGCCTGCGCATGGCCGGCGAAGCGGTCAACAACCTGATCCCCTCGGCCTACGTGGGCGGCGAGCCGGTGAAGATCTATCTCGCCAAGAAGCGCGGCGTTCCCACCATCAATGCCGCCCAAAGCGTCGTGGTTGCCAAGACGACCATGACCATCGCGCAGGTCTTCGCCATCGCACTCGGCGCGCTGGCCGCGACGCGCTCGCTCGATCCGGGCTCCTGGGCGCACAAGGGGATGCTCGTCACGACGGGCATCGCCGCGGGCGTGGCCGCCATGCTCTTCTGGTTGCAGAGCCGCGGCATGTTCACCACCCTGCTCAAGGTCGCCCGCGCGCTTCATCTCAAGATCGAAGCCCTCGACAAGGCCGAACCTCACCTGGCTGAGCTCGACGACGAAATTGTCTCCTTCTATCGCAACGACAAGATGCGCTTTTTCTGGAGCACCTTCTTCCATCTTTGCGGCTGGATCGTCGGCATGGTCGAGGTATTCGTCATCTCGCATCTTCTGGGAATGCCCCTGGACTGGTCGCAGGCGCTGGCCATCGAGACCTTTACCGGCGTGGCAAAGGGCGTGGGCATCTTCGCGCCCGGATCGCTCGGCGTGCAGGAATCGGGCATCGCACTGCTGTTTCGCGTGATGGGACTTCCCGACGCACTGGGGATTTCCTATGCCATCGTCCGCCGCGCGCGCGAGGTGCT